From one Prochlorococcus marinus str. MIT 0912 genomic stretch:
- the secA gene encoding preprotein translocase subunit SecA: protein MLKQLFGDPNNRKLKSYQPIVSDINLFEEDIAALSDDDLRRKTSDFRVRLDNASEFNKQLELLDELLPEVFAMVREASKRVLGLRHFDVQLIGGMVLHEGQIAEMKTGEGKTLVATLPSFLNALTGRGVHVVTVNDYLAKRDAEWMGQVHRSLGMSVGLIQQNMSPAARKKNYGCDITYATNSELGFDYLRDNMAADISEVVQRKYQYCVIDEVDSILIDEARTPLIISGQVERPQEKYEKAAQVVALLERSPELSKDGVDPEGDYEVDEKQRSCILTDQGFEKTEDILKVPDLYDPKDPWAHYITNAIKAKELFVKDVNYIVRDGEAVIVDEFTGRVMPGRRWSDGQHQAIEAKENLQIQPETQTLASITYQNFFLLYPRLAGMTGTAKTEEVEFDKTYKLETTVIPTNRTIARNDWVDQVFKSEAAKWRAVANETARINLEGRPILVGTTSVEKSELLSSLLAEKQISHNLLNAKPENVEREAEIVAQAGRAGAVTIATNMAGRGTDIILGGNSDYMARLKIREILIPRLVKIEEKHKPPVPLQRSKNKEGFGSDGKQSQKTSSSRDINNIFPCILNSEIDQYLAKLSSELVKEWGDRSLDFLELEERIAKAAEKAPTKDQQIIKLRKAIALIKEEYDAVLKDEELKVREAGGLHVIGTERHESRRVDNQLRGRAGRQGDLGSTRFFLSLEDNLLRIFGGDRVAGLMNAFRVEEDMPIESGMLTRSLEGAQKKVETYYYDIRKQVFEYDEVMNNQRKAIYSERLRVLEGKDLKQQVIEYGEKTMTEIVDAYVNIDLPEEEWDLEKLLSKVKEFVYLLNDLNSKELLGLNIEQLKAFLQEQIRNAYDVKEAQIEENFPGMMREAERFFILQQLDSLWREHLQSMDALRESVGLRGYGQKDPLIEYKNEGYDMFLEMMINMRRNVIYSMFMFQPAKKKT from the coding sequence ATGCTTAAACAACTTTTTGGTGATCCTAATAATAGGAAACTGAAGAGCTATCAGCCCATAGTATCTGACATCAACCTATTTGAGGAAGATATTGCGGCTCTCAGTGATGATGATTTACGTAGGAAGACATCTGACTTTCGTGTTCGCTTGGATAATGCATCAGAGTTTAATAAACAATTAGAGCTATTAGATGAATTATTGCCTGAAGTTTTCGCAATGGTTCGAGAAGCTTCTAAAAGAGTTTTAGGTCTTAGGCATTTTGATGTTCAGTTAATTGGAGGAATGGTTCTTCATGAAGGACAAATTGCCGAAATGAAAACGGGTGAGGGGAAGACATTAGTAGCAACCCTCCCAAGTTTTTTGAATGCTCTTACTGGAAGAGGGGTTCATGTGGTCACAGTGAATGATTATTTGGCCAAAAGAGATGCTGAATGGATGGGGCAAGTTCATCGCAGTTTAGGAATGTCTGTTGGCTTGATTCAACAAAACATGTCACCAGCAGCGAGAAAAAAAAATTACGGTTGTGATATTACGTATGCGACTAATTCTGAGCTTGGATTTGATTATCTTCGCGATAATATGGCTGCTGATATTAGCGAAGTTGTACAACGAAAATATCAATATTGTGTCATTGATGAAGTTGACTCGATTTTGATAGATGAAGCTAGGACCCCACTAATTATCTCTGGTCAGGTTGAACGCCCTCAAGAAAAATATGAGAAAGCTGCTCAAGTAGTGGCATTACTTGAAAGATCACCAGAACTAAGTAAAGACGGTGTTGATCCAGAAGGAGATTATGAAGTAGATGAAAAGCAAAGAAGTTGTATTTTGACCGATCAGGGCTTTGAAAAAACTGAAGATATTCTCAAAGTACCTGATCTTTATGACCCTAAAGATCCTTGGGCTCATTACATCACCAATGCAATTAAGGCGAAGGAATTATTTGTTAAAGACGTAAATTATATTGTCAGAGACGGTGAAGCAGTAATTGTTGATGAATTCACTGGTCGAGTGATGCCCGGTCGACGTTGGAGCGATGGACAGCATCAAGCGATTGAAGCAAAGGAAAATCTCCAAATTCAACCAGAGACGCAGACACTAGCCTCTATTACTTATCAAAATTTTTTCCTTTTATATCCGCGACTCGCTGGTATGACTGGAACAGCTAAAACTGAAGAAGTTGAATTTGATAAGACATATAAATTAGAGACAACTGTAATTCCCACCAATCGCACTATTGCAAGGAACGATTGGGTTGACCAAGTCTTCAAGTCTGAGGCTGCCAAATGGAGAGCAGTTGCTAATGAAACAGCAAGAATTAATTTAGAGGGTCGACCAATTCTTGTGGGCACAACTAGTGTTGAGAAAAGTGAATTATTGAGTTCTCTATTGGCTGAGAAGCAAATATCACATAACTTGTTGAATGCTAAACCAGAGAATGTAGAAAGAGAGGCGGAAATTGTTGCTCAGGCTGGTCGGGCTGGCGCAGTGACAATTGCGACGAATATGGCTGGTAGAGGAACAGATATTATTTTGGGAGGAAATAGCGACTATATGGCTCGATTAAAAATACGTGAAATTTTGATCCCAAGACTAGTTAAAATAGAAGAGAAACATAAACCTCCCGTTCCATTACAAAGATCAAAAAATAAAGAAGGGTTTGGCTCGGATGGTAAGCAATCTCAAAAAACTAGTTCATCTAGAGATATTAATAATATTTTTCCATGTATTTTGAATTCGGAAATAGATCAATATCTGGCAAAATTGAGTTCTGAATTGGTTAAAGAATGGGGTGATCGCAGCCTAGATTTTCTTGAATTAGAAGAAAGAATTGCAAAAGCTGCAGAAAAAGCTCCAACTAAAGATCAACAAATCATCAAACTTAGAAAAGCAATAGCATTAATTAAAGAAGAATATGATGCTGTATTGAAGGACGAAGAATTAAAAGTAAGAGAAGCAGGAGGATTACATGTAATTGGTACCGAGAGACATGAATCTAGAAGAGTTGATAATCAATTAAGAGGACGTGCTGGTAGGCAAGGAGATTTAGGAAGCACGAGGTTTTTCCTTTCGCTAGAAGATAATCTTTTGAGGATTTTTGGGGGTGACAGGGTAGCAGGCTTAATGAATGCTTTTCGAGTAGAAGAAGATATGCCTATTGAATCAGGAATGCTGACAAGATCTCTAGAGGGGGCGCAAAAAAAAGTTGAAACTTATTACTATGATATTAGAAAGCAAGTTTTTGAATATGATGAAGTAATGAATAACCAGCGTAAAGCTATTTATTCTGAAAGGTTGAGAGTCTTAGAAGGGAAAGATTTAAAACAACAAGTGATTGAATATGGAGAAAAAACTATGACTGAAATCGTAGATGCTTATGTAAATATAGATTTACCAGAGGAAGAGTGGGATTTAGAGAAATTATTATCTAAAGTAAAAGAATTTGTATATTTATTAAATGATCTAAATTCAAAAGAATTATTAGGATTAAACATAGAGCAATTGAAAGCTTTCCTTCAAGAGCAAATTAGAAATGCTTATGATGTTAAAGAAGCCCAAATTGAAGAGAATTTTCCAGGAATGATGCGTGAGGCAGAGAGATTTTTTATTCTTCAACAACTTGATTCTTTATGGAGAGAACACTTACAGTCAATGGATGCACTTCGTGAATCAGTAGGTTTAAGAGGATACGGCCAAAAAGATCCATTAATTGAGTACAAAAATGAAGGGTATGATATGTTTCTCGAAATGATGATAAATATGAGACGCAATGTTATTTACTCTATGTTTATGTTTCAACCCGCAAAGAAAAAAACTTAA
- the gmd gene encoding GDP-mannose 4,6-dehydratase, which yields MKKSLNQKNKTALITGITGQDGSYLAEFLIDKGYIVHGIKRRASLFNTDRIDHLYKDPHEKNGKLFLHYGDLTDSTNIIRIIQNIQPDEIYNLGAQSHVAVSFEEPEYTANTDALGALRILEAVRLLNLTSKTRVYQASTSELYGKAKETPQNESTSFYPRSPYAIAKLYAYWITINYREAYGMYACNGILFNHESPRRGETFVTRKITRGLTQIHKGLEKFLYMGNLDAKRDWGHARDYVDMQWRMLQQETPEDFVIATGRQETVRTFLEIASKALGWGGINWKGSGINEKGYRQDNGEEVIRIDSRYFRPAEVDQLIGDAKKAQKKLGWVPKTSLEEMIREMINHDLNNH from the coding sequence ATGAAAAAAAGTTTGAATCAAAAAAATAAAACCGCCCTAATAACTGGAATAACTGGTCAAGATGGTAGCTATCTTGCAGAGTTTCTTATTGATAAAGGATACATTGTTCATGGCATCAAAAGAAGAGCAAGTCTTTTTAATACAGACAGAATAGACCACTTATATAAAGATCCACATGAAAAGAATGGAAAACTTTTCTTACATTATGGAGACCTAACTGATAGCACTAATATCATTCGAATCATCCAAAATATTCAACCTGATGAAATTTATAATCTTGGAGCCCAAAGTCATGTAGCAGTAAGCTTTGAAGAACCTGAATATACGGCTAATACAGACGCACTTGGTGCTTTAAGAATACTAGAAGCCGTTAGATTATTAAACTTAACTTCGAAAACAAGAGTTTATCAAGCAAGTACATCAGAACTCTATGGGAAAGCAAAAGAAACACCTCAAAACGAATCGACATCCTTTTATCCAAGAAGTCCATATGCAATAGCAAAACTTTATGCCTACTGGATCACAATTAATTATCGGGAAGCTTATGGGATGTATGCATGTAATGGAATCCTTTTTAATCATGAGTCCCCCAGACGAGGTGAAACATTTGTAACGAGGAAAATCACAAGAGGGTTGACTCAAATCCATAAGGGGCTAGAAAAATTTCTCTACATGGGAAATCTTGATGCCAAGAGAGATTGGGGACATGCCCGAGATTATGTTGATATGCAATGGCGAATGCTGCAACAAGAAACACCCGAGGATTTCGTAATAGCAACTGGAAGACAAGAGACGGTGCGTACATTTTTAGAGATAGCATCCAAAGCACTGGGATGGGGAGGTATTAATTGGAAAGGAAGTGGAATTAATGAGAAAGGATACCGACAAGACAACGGAGAGGAAGTCATCAGAATTGATTCACGCTATTTTCGCCCGGCAGAAGTAGATCAATTAATTGGTGATGCTAAAAAGGCTCAAAAGAAACTTGGCTGGGTACCCAAAACGTCTTTAGAAGAAATGATTCGTGAAATGATAAATCATGATCTAAATAATCACTAA
- a CDS encoding inverse autotransporter beta domain-containing protein, producing the protein MNKRSKLFLFASLLALSSGQYTKASELESSFSSKINLSMTEGESSVQSSRRSWFSRSKSEKPTIFEYGESSITQDNQRKEDSYSKDSVNNTVSNYLASLIPTINRSNHAELPNTIFSNSKSLLVDSGYQLASGYINEKIQDIPFFAQTSISLSAGSKSETNFSFDSLMKLKELGNDEDGDTKGIVFSQGRFATSSDSDGSTANLGLGFRHRPNDHSMWGGNTFVDYRMTDYSSAHSRLGIGGEYFWKDLEFRNNWYLAITDKKNVTIKGNSYTERVVPGWDAEAGYRLPKNPELALFVRGFNWDYEDTDDNSGLEGSINWQATPNLNLEAWVSNEIAANDTKVNSQLPGTDETFYGVRFRLTAQPIKFLKKDTKANLITQMTQPVRRKYDVLLERSSGTFINRARGI; encoded by the coding sequence ATGAATAAAAGATCAAAGCTGTTTTTATTTGCAAGTCTTTTAGCTTTATCCTCAGGGCAATACACAAAGGCTAGTGAACTAGAAAGCTCTTTTTCTTCAAAAATAAATTTATCAATGACTGAAGGAGAAAGTTCAGTCCAGTCTTCTAGAAGATCATGGTTCTCAAGATCTAAGTCAGAAAAACCTACAATCTTCGAATACGGAGAAAGTAGTATAACTCAAGACAATCAACGCAAAGAAGATTCTTATTCCAAGGATTCAGTTAACAATACTGTTTCTAATTATCTTGCTAGCTTAATCCCTACGATCAATAGATCTAATCATGCAGAGTTGCCAAATACCATTTTTTCTAATAGCAAGAGTTTATTAGTAGATAGTGGCTATCAATTGGCTAGTGGTTATATCAATGAGAAGATTCAAGATATTCCATTTTTTGCTCAAACAAGTATCTCTCTTTCAGCAGGTAGTAAATCTGAAACTAATTTTTCTTTTGATAGCTTGATGAAATTAAAGGAATTAGGCAATGATGAAGATGGGGATACAAAAGGTATTGTTTTCTCGCAAGGTAGATTTGCTACAAGTTCTGATAGCGACGGTTCGACAGCAAACTTGGGTTTAGGGTTTCGTCATCGTCCTAATGACCATTCAATGTGGGGAGGTAATACCTTTGTGGACTACAGGATGACGGACTACAGTTCAGCACATAGTCGACTTGGTATCGGTGGTGAATATTTTTGGAAGGATCTTGAATTTAGAAACAATTGGTACTTAGCTATTACCGATAAAAAGAACGTCACCATTAAGGGTAATAGTTATACCGAGCGTGTCGTTCCGGGTTGGGATGCAGAAGCAGGGTACAGACTTCCTAAAAATCCTGAATTAGCTTTGTTTGTTCGAGGCTTTAATTGGGATTATGAAGACACAGATGACAATAGTGGTTTGGAAGGATCAATTAATTGGCAGGCCACACCGAATCTTAATTTGGAAGCGTGGGTTTCTAATGAAATTGCTGCAAACGATACCAAGGTTAATTCTCAATTACCTGGAACAGATGAAACTTTCTATGGTGTTAGATTCCGTTTGACTGCTCAGCCAATTAAATTCTTGAAAAAAGATACAAAAGCGAATTTAATTACACAAATGACTCAACCAGTTCGACGTAAGTATGATGTCTTGCTGGAAAGGTCTTCTGGAACATTTATTAATAGAGCTCGAGGAATTTAA
- a CDS encoding glycosyltransferase family 2 protein yields MLNILIPMAGRGSRFLNEGYVRPKPLIDVNGMPMIQVVIENIRPKREHRFIFVVQKEHINEYKVDKLLKNLCPTCEIVIIDGITEGAACTALEAKKYIDNKDPLMIANSDQWINTSIDEYLKMWDINKSEGFIMTMYSSDPKWSYIKFDPSGIVVDIVEKVVVSNQATVGIYNFSRGNIFCKYASQMIQEKNMSKGEYYVAPVYKYMLNNNANIGLYNIDRSCSNMYGLGTPEDLKYFLSQSIL; encoded by the coding sequence ATGCTAAATATTCTTATACCTATGGCAGGTAGAGGGAGCAGATTCTTAAATGAAGGTTATGTAAGGCCTAAACCCCTTATAGATGTCAATGGAATGCCAATGATTCAAGTTGTTATTGAAAATATAAGGCCAAAAAGAGAACATAGATTTATTTTTGTAGTACAAAAAGAACATATTAACGAATATAAAGTTGATAAGTTACTCAAAAACTTATGCCCTACTTGTGAAATTGTTATCATTGATGGCATCACTGAAGGAGCCGCTTGTACTGCACTTGAAGCTAAAAAATATATTGATAATAAAGATCCATTAATGATAGCGAATTCGGATCAATGGATCAATACATCAATCGATGAATATTTAAAAATGTGGGATATTAATAAATCAGAGGGTTTCATTATGACCATGTATTCAAGTGATCCAAAATGGTCATATATAAAATTTGATCCATCTGGAATTGTCGTTGATATAGTTGAGAAGGTCGTAGTTTCAAATCAAGCTACAGTTGGAATTTATAACTTTTCTAGAGGAAATATATTTTGCAAATATGCAAGCCAAATGATTCAAGAAAAAAATATGTCAAAAGGCGAATATTATGTAGCACCTGTGTATAAATATATGCTGAATAATAATGCGAATATTGGTTTATATAATATTGATCGATCTTGTTCAAATATGTATGGTTTAGGCACACCAGAGGATTTGAAGTATTTCCTTAGTCAATCTATATTATAA
- a CDS encoding sugar phosphate nucleotidyltransferase, which yields MLNIIIPVYGQSKDNFSLDSKNSISILDHVKDHSILSWSLEHIERFTGDKRYFFISTDEFISHNHIDKVLPLYTDSEVNVIRLRRNTNGMPCAVMMGIDNYNLNEPFLVTSADQYIDTDLESHLKFFDSTSASAGTIGFQSIHPKWSYAELDDENFVTRVEEKVPISQNALSSSYYFSSGNLMVECISDNINRGELINKRFYLAPCLNELIINNKKVAYSKIEKDNYFNFYSNTVKDDFRKYLERNNNKILLFSEEYYKSFNKKNINRIIELMSKSIHLDSPFSNEVIGIKDVTIFYKELFEIKEIIRYSINKISCLDNDSTICQFSLQFKSTRIEGIEILNFENQKISSIQCFQKSNII from the coding sequence ATGTTGAATATAATTATACCTGTTTATGGACAATCAAAAGATAATTTTTCTCTTGATAGTAAAAACTCTATAAGTATATTAGATCACGTTAAAGATCATTCTATACTATCTTGGTCTTTAGAACATATCGAAAGATTTACAGGTGATAAAAGATATTTCTTTATCTCTACAGATGAATTCATTTCTCATAACCATATAGATAAAGTATTACCTCTTTATACTGATTCTGAAGTCAATGTAATAAGGCTGAGAAGAAATACAAATGGAATGCCTTGTGCAGTTATGATGGGAATTGATAATTATAATTTAAATGAACCTTTTTTAGTTACCTCTGCTGATCAATATATAGATACAGACCTAGAGTCACATCTGAAGTTTTTTGATTCCACCAGCGCATCAGCGGGCACTATCGGATTTCAATCTATCCATCCAAAATGGTCATATGCTGAACTTGATGATGAAAATTTTGTGACTCGGGTAGAAGAAAAAGTACCGATTAGTCAAAATGCTTTAAGTAGTAGCTATTATTTTTCAAGTGGTAATTTGATGGTCGAATGTATATCAGATAATATTAATAGAGGTGAACTTATTAATAAAAGATTCTATTTAGCACCCTGTCTGAATGAACTCATTATAAATAATAAAAAAGTTGCTTATTCAAAAATTGAAAAAGATAATTACTTTAATTTTTATTCAAATACAGTCAAAGATGATTTTAGAAAATATTTAGAACGTAATAATAATAAAATTCTTCTTTTTTCTGAAGAATACTATAAGTCTTTCAATAAGAAAAATATTAATAGAATCATAGAATTAATGTCGAAATCTATACATTTAGATAGTCCTTTCTCTAATGAAGTAATTGGTATAAAAGATGTCACTATATTCTATAAAGAATTGTTTGAAATAAAAGAGATAATAAGATATTCTATTAATAAAATATCTTGCCTAGATAATGATTCGACTATTTGTCAATTTTCACTTCAATTTAAAAGTACTAGAATTGAAGGGATAGAGATATTAAACTTTGAGAATCAAAAAATAAGCTCTATACAATGTTTTCAAAAAAGTAATATTATATGA
- a CDS encoding HAD family hydrolase — MDGVLIDAKEWHYQALNKALAVFGEEIEFSEHQSTYDGLPTKSKLDLLSESGRLPYKLHDFINELKQKYTMEITAVKCKPKFIHQYALSKLKEEGYKIALASNSVRKTIKSMMELSKLGKFLDFYLSNEDVDNPKPNPEIYLKALYKLNLTAKEVIIIEDNDHGIEAANSAGANVLKVKSVNEVNYKNIKNFIDFIESK; from the coding sequence ATGGATGGTGTTTTAATAGATGCAAAAGAATGGCATTATCAAGCCTTGAATAAAGCTTTAGCTGTTTTTGGAGAGGAGATTGAATTTTCGGAACATCAATCAACATATGATGGTCTTCCTACAAAATCTAAATTAGATTTACTCTCAGAGAGTGGAAGATTGCCATATAAACTTCATGATTTTATTAATGAACTCAAGCAAAAATATACAATGGAGATAACTGCAGTAAAATGTAAACCTAAGTTTATCCATCAATATGCGTTGTCTAAGTTAAAAGAAGAAGGATATAAAATAGCATTGGCTTCTAATAGTGTAAGAAAGACAATTAAATCAATGATGGAACTATCTAAATTAGGAAAATTTCTAGATTTTTATTTGTCTAATGAAGATGTTGATAATCCAAAGCCTAATCCCGAAATTTATCTTAAAGCGTTATATAAATTAAATTTAACGGCGAAAGAAGTTATAATTATTGAGGATAATGATCATGGAATTGAGGCGGCAAATTCTGCGGGCGCAAATGTATTAAAAGTTAAATCAGTTAATGAAGTGAATTATAAAAATATAAAAAATTTTATCGATTTTATAGAATCTAAGTAA